A single window of Mangifera indica cultivar Alphonso chromosome 18, CATAS_Mindica_2.1, whole genome shotgun sequence DNA harbors:
- the LOC123201423 gene encoding uncharacterized protein LOC123201423 isoform X4: MLRRWLAALKGVERVTAFYLVKDSLDQLNFDEAKDSVRRPTLVYYADPDMDTGPRNFRDVFLYSQALEGITMSMVYAFALFKFLKNRLRRELLYYWRYLGGRKFTMQ; the protein is encoded by the exons ATGTTAAGAAGATGGTTGGCTGCTTTAAAAGGAGTTGAGAGAGTAACTGCATTTTATCTTGTAAAGGATTCCCTAGACCAGCTCAATTTTGACGAGGCTAAAGATTCTGTTCGGAGACCTACTTTG GTTTATTATGCGGACCCTGACATGGATACTGGGCCCAGGAATTTTCGTGATGTTTTCCTTTACAGTCAAGCACTTGAAGGCATAACAATGTCTATG GTTTATGCATTTGCATTATTCAAATTCTTGAAGAACCGACTGAGGAGGGAGCTTCTCTATTACTGGAGATATTTGG GAGGAAGGAAATTCACAATGCAGTAA
- the LOC123202317 gene encoding protein CANDIDATE G-PROTEIN COUPLED RECEPTOR 7-like — protein sequence MAKLSLLSTVLLLLSLFFLTTAEIKTLTINADSRPMILFEKFGFTHTGHVTISVSSVSVSGSSSTSAPTPNPSRLGFFLLSEESLLQVLVEIQQNPNFCVLDSHYILRLFNFRDLSPPPLSGFNQSYPVTAPNEYSLFFANCAPETQVTMNVRTEVYNLDRDGSKDYLSAGLTQLPSMFFFYSLLYVAFVGIWIYVCVKNKKSVHRIHLLMAGLLLTKAFNLICAAEDKHFVKVTGTPHGWDVLFYLFQFLRVVLLFTVIVLIGTGWSFLKPFLQEREKKVLMIVIPLQVLANVASIVIGETGPFIKDWVTWNQVFLLVDIICCCAIIFPIVWSIRSLRETSKTDGKAARNLAKLTLFRQFYIVVIGYLYFTRIVVFALKTIAAYKYQWVSNAAEETASLVFYMVIFYMFRPVEENEYFVLDEEEEEAAEMALRDEEFEL from the coding sequence atggcgAAATTGTCCTTACTTTCAACGGTCCTCCTCCTTTTGTCCCTCTTCTTTCTCACCACAGCCGAGATCAAAACGCTAACCATAAACGCCGACTCCCGCCCCAtgattctttttgaaaaattcgGATTCACTCATACCGGCCACGTCACCATTTCCGTCAGCTCTGTCTCCGTCTCCGGCTCTTCCTCAACCTCTGCCCCTACGCCTAATCCTTCCCGTCTCGGCTTCTTCCTTCTCTCCGAAGAATCCCTCCTTCAAGTTCTAGTCGAGATCCAACAAAACCCTAACTTCTGCGTCCTCGATTCGCACTACATTCTCCGATTATTCAACTTCCGTGACCTATCTCCGCCGCCTCTCTCTGGCTTCAATCAATCATATCCCGTGACGGCTCCCAATGAATACTCTCTCTTCTTCGCAAATTGCGCGCCGGAGACTCAGGTCACAATGAATGTGCGCACCGAAGTTTATAACTTGGATCGAGATGGTTCGAAAGATTATCTCTCGGCCGGTTTGACTCAGCTGCCTTCGATGTTTTTCTTCTACTCGTTATTGTACGTTGCGTTTGTAGGAATCTGGATCTACGTTTGTGTCAAGAACAAAAAATCGGTGCATAGAATTCATTTGTTGATGGCGGGGTTGCTTTTGACGAAGGCGTTCAATCTGATTTGTGCGGCTGAGGATAAGCATTTCGTGAAAGTTACCGGGACGCCTCACGGTTGggatgtattattttatttgttccAGTTTTTGAGGGTCGTTTTGCTTTTTACGGTGATCGTTTTGATCGGGACAGGGTGGTCGTTTTTGAAACCATTTTTACAAGAGAGGGAGAAGAAAGTGTTAATGATTGTGATTCCCCTGCAGGTTTTGGCCAATGTGGCTTCGATTGTGATTGGGGAAACGGGACCTTTTATTAAGGACTGGGTGACATGGAATCAGGTGTTCTTGTTGGTGGATATTATCTGCTGTTGCGCCATTATTTTCCCGATTGTGTGGTCGATTAGGTCTTTGAGGGAGACATCAAAGACTGACGGGAAGGCTGCACGGAACTTGGCGAAATTAACTTTGTTTAGGCAGTTTTATATTGTGGTGATTGGATACTTGTATTTTACACGAATTGTGGTGTTTGCCCTTAAGACCATTGCTGCCTATAAGTATCAGTGGGTGAGCAATGCAGCTGAGGAGACAGCCAGTTTGGTGTTTTATATGGTGATTTTCTATATGTTTAGGCCTGTTGAGGAGAATGAGTACTTTGTTCTCgatgaggaggaagaagaagctgCCGAGATGGCTCTCAGGGACGAAGAGTTTGAGCTTTGA
- the LOC123201423 gene encoding uncharacterized protein LOC123201423 isoform X2 has translation MLRRWLAALKGVERVTAFYLVKDSLDQLNFDEAKDSVRRPTLVYYADPDMDTGPRNFRDVFLYSQALEGITMSMVYAFALFKFLKNRLRRELLYYWRYLGFVLQEEGNSQCSNE, from the exons ATGTTAAGAAGATGGTTGGCTGCTTTAAAAGGAGTTGAGAGAGTAACTGCATTTTATCTTGTAAAGGATTCCCTAGACCAGCTCAATTTTGACGAGGCTAAAGATTCTGTTCGGAGACCTACTTTG GTTTATTATGCGGACCCTGACATGGATACTGGGCCCAGGAATTTTCGTGATGTTTTCCTTTACAGTCAAGCACTTGAAGGCATAACAATGTCTATG GTTTATGCATTTGCATTATTCAAATTCTTGAAGAACCGACTGAGGAGGGAGCTTCTCTATTACTGGAGATATTTGG GCTTTGTCTTGCAGGAGGAAGGAAATTCACAATGCAGTAATGAGTAG
- the LOC123201423 gene encoding uncharacterized protein LOC123201423 isoform X1 — protein sequence MLRRWLAALKGVERVTAFYLVKDSLDQLNFDEAKDSVRRPTLVYYADPDMDTGPRNFRDVFLYSQALEGITMSMVSSVYAFALFKFLKNRLRRELLYYWRYLGFVLQEEGNSQCSNE from the exons ATGTTAAGAAGATGGTTGGCTGCTTTAAAAGGAGTTGAGAGAGTAACTGCATTTTATCTTGTAAAGGATTCCCTAGACCAGCTCAATTTTGACGAGGCTAAAGATTCTGTTCGGAGACCTACTTTG GTTTATTATGCGGACCCTGACATGGATACTGGGCCCAGGAATTTTCGTGATGTTTTCCTTTACAGTCAAGCACTTGAAGGCATAACAATGTCTATGGTAAGTTCA GTTTATGCATTTGCATTATTCAAATTCTTGAAGAACCGACTGAGGAGGGAGCTTCTCTATTACTGGAGATATTTGG GCTTTGTCTTGCAGGAGGAAGGAAATTCACAATGCAGTAATGAGTAG
- the LOC123202191 gene encoding phosphatidate phosphatase PAH1-like isoform X2, giving the protein MNVVVKVGSLISQGVYSVATPFHPFGGAVDVIVVQQQDGTFRSTPWYVQFGKFQGVLKGAEKLVRISVNGVEADFHMYLDNSGEAYFIREVDSGKTGEANGNIEDNPDDSSFHDGTIDNRIDVGRLEHSVSDSGVTLLRDDCASSATDRLQRAESDGDQRFYDFQEDQSSLDGLVELSDYGSNRYGSLHGGNCQESQGSDSEVILVSVDGHILTAPVSASEQSTENVQLTTPQFHLGPGDGAGFCEGSGEFSSSENTWDDGYISKLNSSTADVDSVRSMNDGGIASSHQLEVCKEVQEHTCQSHETENIAMKIGDPNLHTESTDIKKEVVFKSCLELTELPKQVGNADTKEMDTPLNVQNSQDQSLENHLVVNETEDASVACTIDDGFSPSSISDSPANNRSRNLQVEGHLVENTVADSGRIDHASESIDSVITYPELKNEQFGTSAAVEGIDNSSERPVPKDECSKSEIVEPPRTTSGEGNLSGIWFEISLCGNELRTGMGLDAAAEAFDSHRISEDEFRCNAASITKNENLVVRFKERYFLWEKAAPFVLGMAAFGLELPVDPKDAVPVEQKDTQKFKDDESGITSTPSGRRWRLWPIPFRRVKTLEHTSSNLSSEEAFVDTESGSVNLQETSAPDGNVESPHKQFIRTNVPTNEQIASLNLKDGQNMITFSFSTRVLGKQQVDAHIYLWKWNARIVISDVDGTITKSDVLGQFMPLVGKDWTQSGVAKLFSAIKENGYQLLFLSARAIVQAYLTRSFLLNLKQDGKALPNGPVVISPDGLFPSLYREVIRRAPHEFKIACLEDIKKLFPSDYNPFYAGFGNRDTDELSYKKIGIPKGKIFIINPKGEVAISHRIDVKSYTSLHTLINDMFPPTSLLEQEDYNSWNFWKVPMPEI; this is encoded by the exons ATGAACGTGGTGGTCAAAGTTGGGAGCCTAATTTCCCAAGGTGTATACTCTGTTGCCACCCCGTTTCATCCCTTTGGTGGTGCTGTTGATGTGATTGTAGTTCAGCAGCAAGATGGGACTTTTCGAAGCACGCCTTGGTATGTGCAGTTTGGTAAATTTCAGGGTGTTCTGAAAGGAGCTGAGAAGCTTGTTCGAATAAGTGTCAATGGTGTTGAAGCTGACTTTCATATGTATCTTGATAATTCTGGTGAAGCATATTTTATTAGGGAGGTTGATTCTGGTAAAACTGGTGAGGCAAATGGAAACATAGAAGATAATCCTGATGACAGTAGTTTTCATGATGGtaccattgataatagaattGACGTTGGTAGACTTGAACATAGTGTATCTGATTCTGGGGTGACTCTTTTGCGGGATGACTGTGCTTCCTCTGCTACAGACAGACTTCAGAGGGCAGAATCTGATGGTGACCAGAGGTTTTATGATTTTCAAGAGGACCAATCCTCTTTGGATGGTTTGGTGGAGCTATCAGATTATGGGTCGAACCGGTATGGGAGTTTACATGGTGGGAATTGTCAGGAATCACAGGGTTCAGATTCAGAGGTTATCTTGGTGAGTGTTGATGGTCATATATTGACAGCTCCCGTGTCAGCATCAGAACAGTCTACTGAAAATGTGCAACTTACTACACCTCAATTTCATTTGGGCCCAGGTGACGGGGCAGGGTTTTGTGAGGGCAGTGGAGAGTTTAGTTCAAGTGAGAATACATGGGATGATGGCTATATTAGTAAGTTGAATTCATCTACAGCAGATGTGGATAGTGTTCGAAGCATGAATGATGGTGGTATTGCTTCTAGCCACCAGCTGGAAGTTTGCAAAGAAGTGCAGGAACACACATGTCAAAGTCATGAAACTGAGAACATTGCTATGAAGATAGGAGATCCTAACTTACATACTGAGTCTACTGATATTAAGAAGGAAGTTGTTTTTAAGAGTTGTTTGGAGTTAACAGAATTGCCCAAGCAGGTTGGAAATGCAGATACAAAAGAGATGGATACACCATTGAATGTTCAGAATTCTCAGGATCAATCTCTTGAAAATCATTTAGTTGTTAATGAAACTGAAGATGCGAGTGTTGCATGTACAATTGATGATGGGTTTTCTCCCTCGTCTATTTCTGATTCTCCTGCCAACAACAGGTCTCGAAATCTACAGGTTGAAGGACATCTGGTTGAGAACACGGTGGCGGATTCAGGGAGAATTGATCATGCAAGTGAATCTATCGATTCTGTTATTACTTACCCAGAGTTGAAGAATGAACAATTTGGTACATCAGCAGCAGTTGAAGGAATAGACAATAGTTCTGAAAGACCTGTGCCCAAAGATGAATGCAGTAAAAGTGAGATTGTGGAACCGCCAAGGACAACTTCTGGTGAAGGAAATTTATCAGGCATAT GGTTTGAGATATCACTCTGTGGGAATGAACTTCGCACAGGAATGGGCTTGGATGCTGCGGCTGAAGCCTTTGATTCACATCGCATATCAGAAGATGAGTTCAGATGCAATGCAGCTTCGATTACTAAGAATGAAAACTTAGTTGTCAGATTTAAAGAAAGGTACTTCTTGTGGGAAAAAGCTGCTCCTTTTGTTCTTGGAATGGCTGCATTTGGCCTAGAACTCCCCGTTGACCCAAAGGATGCAGTTCCTGTGGAACAGAAGGATACACAGAAGTTTAAGGATGATGAATCTGGAATTACATCCACTCCTTCTGGACGCAGATGGAGGCTCTGGCCTATTCCATTTAGAAGAGTAAAAACACTTGAGCACACCAGCAGTAATTTATCAAGTGAGGAGGCATTTGTTGATACTGAATCTGGTTCAGTAAACTTACAAGAAACTTCAGCACCTGATGGCAATGTTGAGTCTCCTCACAAACAATTTATTAGGACTAATGTTCCCACTAATGAGCAGATAGCATCTTTGAACTTGAAAGATGGTCAAAATATGATTACTTTCAGCTTTTCTACCAGGGTTCTGGGAAAGCAGCAG GTTGATGCTCATATTTACTTGTGGAAGTGGAATGCTCGAATTGTAATTTCAGATGTTGACGGAACAATTACCAA GTCTGATGTTTTAGGCCAGTTTATGCCTTTGGTTGGAAAGGATTGGACTCAATCTGGTGTAGCGAAACTTTTTTCAGCTATTAAG GAAAATGGATATCAGCTACTATTTTTGAGTGCACGTGCTATTGTTCAGGCATACCTAACCAGAAGCTTTTTACTGAACCTGAAGCAG GATGGAAAAGCTTTACCCAATGGACCTGTGGTTATTTCACCAGATGGACTATTTCCCTCGTTGTACCGTGAAG TGATAAGAAGAGCACCTCATGAATTCAAAATTGCTTGTCTAGAG GATATTAAAAAACTCTTCCCATCTGACTACAATCCATTTTATGCGGGCTTCGGAAATAGAGACACTGATGAACTCAGTTACAAGAAAATTGGCATCCCAAAggggaaaatttttattatcaaccCTAAG GGTGAAGTGGCCATTAGTCATCGCATCGATGTTAAGTCATACACATCTTTACATACTCTGATCAATGACATGTTCCCCCCAACCTCATTACTTGAGCAG GAAGATTATAACTCATGGAATTTTTGGAAAGTTCCAATGCCAGAGATATAG
- the LOC123202191 gene encoding phosphatidate phosphatase PAH1-like isoform X1: protein MNVVVKVGSLISQGVYSVATPFHPFGGAVDVIVVQQQDGTFRSTPWYVQFGKFQGVLKGAEKLVRISVNGVEADFHMYLDNSGEAYFIREVDSGKTGEANGNIEDNPDDSSFHDGTIDNRIDVGRLEHSVSDSGVTLLRDDCASSATDRLQRAESDGDQRFYDFQEDQSSLDGLVELSDYGSNRYGSLHGGNCQESQGSDSEVILVSVDGHILTAPVSASEQSTENVQLTTPQFHLGPGDGAGFCEGSGEFSSSENTWDDGYISKLNSSTADVDSVRSMNDGGIASSHQLEVCKEVQEHTCQSHETENIAMKIGDPNLHTESTDIKKEVVFKSCLELTELPKQVGNADTKEMDTPLNVQNSQDQSLENHLVVNETEDASVACTIDDGFSPSSISDSPANNRSRNLQVEGHLVENTVADSGRIDHASESIDSVITYPELKNEQFGTSAAVEGIDNSSERPVPKDECSKSEIVEPPRTTSGEGNLSGISGFEISLCGNELRTGMGLDAAAEAFDSHRISEDEFRCNAASITKNENLVVRFKERYFLWEKAAPFVLGMAAFGLELPVDPKDAVPVEQKDTQKFKDDESGITSTPSGRRWRLWPIPFRRVKTLEHTSSNLSSEEAFVDTESGSVNLQETSAPDGNVESPHKQFIRTNVPTNEQIASLNLKDGQNMITFSFSTRVLGKQQVDAHIYLWKWNARIVISDVDGTITKSDVLGQFMPLVGKDWTQSGVAKLFSAIKENGYQLLFLSARAIVQAYLTRSFLLNLKQDGKALPNGPVVISPDGLFPSLYREVIRRAPHEFKIACLEDIKKLFPSDYNPFYAGFGNRDTDELSYKKIGIPKGKIFIINPKGEVAISHRIDVKSYTSLHTLINDMFPPTSLLEQEDYNSWNFWKVPMPEI from the exons ATGAACGTGGTGGTCAAAGTTGGGAGCCTAATTTCCCAAGGTGTATACTCTGTTGCCACCCCGTTTCATCCCTTTGGTGGTGCTGTTGATGTGATTGTAGTTCAGCAGCAAGATGGGACTTTTCGAAGCACGCCTTGGTATGTGCAGTTTGGTAAATTTCAGGGTGTTCTGAAAGGAGCTGAGAAGCTTGTTCGAATAAGTGTCAATGGTGTTGAAGCTGACTTTCATATGTATCTTGATAATTCTGGTGAAGCATATTTTATTAGGGAGGTTGATTCTGGTAAAACTGGTGAGGCAAATGGAAACATAGAAGATAATCCTGATGACAGTAGTTTTCATGATGGtaccattgataatagaattGACGTTGGTAGACTTGAACATAGTGTATCTGATTCTGGGGTGACTCTTTTGCGGGATGACTGTGCTTCCTCTGCTACAGACAGACTTCAGAGGGCAGAATCTGATGGTGACCAGAGGTTTTATGATTTTCAAGAGGACCAATCCTCTTTGGATGGTTTGGTGGAGCTATCAGATTATGGGTCGAACCGGTATGGGAGTTTACATGGTGGGAATTGTCAGGAATCACAGGGTTCAGATTCAGAGGTTATCTTGGTGAGTGTTGATGGTCATATATTGACAGCTCCCGTGTCAGCATCAGAACAGTCTACTGAAAATGTGCAACTTACTACACCTCAATTTCATTTGGGCCCAGGTGACGGGGCAGGGTTTTGTGAGGGCAGTGGAGAGTTTAGTTCAAGTGAGAATACATGGGATGATGGCTATATTAGTAAGTTGAATTCATCTACAGCAGATGTGGATAGTGTTCGAAGCATGAATGATGGTGGTATTGCTTCTAGCCACCAGCTGGAAGTTTGCAAAGAAGTGCAGGAACACACATGTCAAAGTCATGAAACTGAGAACATTGCTATGAAGATAGGAGATCCTAACTTACATACTGAGTCTACTGATATTAAGAAGGAAGTTGTTTTTAAGAGTTGTTTGGAGTTAACAGAATTGCCCAAGCAGGTTGGAAATGCAGATACAAAAGAGATGGATACACCATTGAATGTTCAGAATTCTCAGGATCAATCTCTTGAAAATCATTTAGTTGTTAATGAAACTGAAGATGCGAGTGTTGCATGTACAATTGATGATGGGTTTTCTCCCTCGTCTATTTCTGATTCTCCTGCCAACAACAGGTCTCGAAATCTACAGGTTGAAGGACATCTGGTTGAGAACACGGTGGCGGATTCAGGGAGAATTGATCATGCAAGTGAATCTATCGATTCTGTTATTACTTACCCAGAGTTGAAGAATGAACAATTTGGTACATCAGCAGCAGTTGAAGGAATAGACAATAGTTCTGAAAGACCTGTGCCCAAAGATGAATGCAGTAAAAGTGAGATTGTGGAACCGCCAAGGACAACTTCTGGTGAAGGAAATTTATCAGGCATAT CAGGGTTTGAGATATCACTCTGTGGGAATGAACTTCGCACAGGAATGGGCTTGGATGCTGCGGCTGAAGCCTTTGATTCACATCGCATATCAGAAGATGAGTTCAGATGCAATGCAGCTTCGATTACTAAGAATGAAAACTTAGTTGTCAGATTTAAAGAAAGGTACTTCTTGTGGGAAAAAGCTGCTCCTTTTGTTCTTGGAATGGCTGCATTTGGCCTAGAACTCCCCGTTGACCCAAAGGATGCAGTTCCTGTGGAACAGAAGGATACACAGAAGTTTAAGGATGATGAATCTGGAATTACATCCACTCCTTCTGGACGCAGATGGAGGCTCTGGCCTATTCCATTTAGAAGAGTAAAAACACTTGAGCACACCAGCAGTAATTTATCAAGTGAGGAGGCATTTGTTGATACTGAATCTGGTTCAGTAAACTTACAAGAAACTTCAGCACCTGATGGCAATGTTGAGTCTCCTCACAAACAATTTATTAGGACTAATGTTCCCACTAATGAGCAGATAGCATCTTTGAACTTGAAAGATGGTCAAAATATGATTACTTTCAGCTTTTCTACCAGGGTTCTGGGAAAGCAGCAG GTTGATGCTCATATTTACTTGTGGAAGTGGAATGCTCGAATTGTAATTTCAGATGTTGACGGAACAATTACCAA GTCTGATGTTTTAGGCCAGTTTATGCCTTTGGTTGGAAAGGATTGGACTCAATCTGGTGTAGCGAAACTTTTTTCAGCTATTAAG GAAAATGGATATCAGCTACTATTTTTGAGTGCACGTGCTATTGTTCAGGCATACCTAACCAGAAGCTTTTTACTGAACCTGAAGCAG GATGGAAAAGCTTTACCCAATGGACCTGTGGTTATTTCACCAGATGGACTATTTCCCTCGTTGTACCGTGAAG TGATAAGAAGAGCACCTCATGAATTCAAAATTGCTTGTCTAGAG GATATTAAAAAACTCTTCCCATCTGACTACAATCCATTTTATGCGGGCTTCGGAAATAGAGACACTGATGAACTCAGTTACAAGAAAATTGGCATCCCAAAggggaaaatttttattatcaaccCTAAG GGTGAAGTGGCCATTAGTCATCGCATCGATGTTAAGTCATACACATCTTTACATACTCTGATCAATGACATGTTCCCCCCAACCTCATTACTTGAGCAG GAAGATTATAACTCATGGAATTTTTGGAAAGTTCCAATGCCAGAGATATAG
- the LOC123201423 gene encoding uncharacterized protein LOC123201423 isoform X3, with protein sequence MLRRWLAALKGVERVTAFYLVKDSLDQLNFDEAKDSVRRPTLVYYADPDMDTGPRNFRDVFLYSQALEGITMSMVSSVYAFALFKFLKNRLRRELLYYWRYLGGRKFTMQ encoded by the exons ATGTTAAGAAGATGGTTGGCTGCTTTAAAAGGAGTTGAGAGAGTAACTGCATTTTATCTTGTAAAGGATTCCCTAGACCAGCTCAATTTTGACGAGGCTAAAGATTCTGTTCGGAGACCTACTTTG GTTTATTATGCGGACCCTGACATGGATACTGGGCCCAGGAATTTTCGTGATGTTTTCCTTTACAGTCAAGCACTTGAAGGCATAACAATGTCTATGGTAAGTTCA GTTTATGCATTTGCATTATTCAAATTCTTGAAGAACCGACTGAGGAGGGAGCTTCTCTATTACTGGAGATATTTGG GAGGAAGGAAATTCACAATGCAGTAA
- the LOC123202397 gene encoding uncharacterized protein LOC123202397: MTSVCISNCVNDARDPRVPVRATYVNLYKWPESDAEFVRAVTSSSNVRQGVHVHGHGHPRVVDSISCRQMYLRSYKFSRDDVDKEAESEKTAMCFGRVKEKDKEKDNNNNRRTRKRKEKERRRKRNKCLKNLSCNALFRLFHRLLSCGSSIDVADR, translated from the coding sequence ATGACTTCAGTTTGCATATCCAACTGTGTAAACGACGCACGTGACCCACGTGTGCCGGTGCGCGCCACCTACGTCAACCTCTACAAGTGGCCGGAGTCGGATGCCGAGTTCGTTCGAGCGGTTACGTCGAGTTCCAACGTCCGGCAAGGGGTGCACGTGCATGGGCATGGCCACCCTAGGGTTGTCGACAGCATCTCGTGCCGGCAGATGTATTTGAGAAGCTACAAATTCTCGCGAGACGATGTTGATAAGGAGGCCGAGAGTGAAAAGACCGCCATGTGTTTTGGCAGAGTGAAggagaaagacaaagagaaGGATAATAACAACAACAGGAGGACgaggaagagaaaggagaagGAACGACGTCGTAAAAGGAATAAGTGTTTGAAGAATCTCTCATGCAATGCATTGTTTAGGCTTTTTCACAGGCTGTTGTCTTGTGGCTCTAGTATAGATGTTGCTGATCGTTGA